The DNA segment GGAGTGGGTGGACCTTCGAGTTATTCCAATCCTTCCTGGGCCTCTACCGGCACTGCTGCATGTGGTTCATGCCATGCAGGAGGACATGGAGCGCTGATAGGGACCGGCAGTCATTCAGCGCATCTTGCCTATGCCTTTACGACATCTGATACGTATAAATGTGCCATATGTCATTCATGGGACCAGTCGCAGTCATTAAGCTGTTCAAGTTGCCATAATTTTTATGCAGTTCCTGAATATGCAAAACATGCCAATTATAAAATCGAGGTTGTATTTGATCCTGCCTTTAACAGCAGCGCTTCATACGGCAAAAGCCCATCGTTTACCCCGGGAACAGGATACAGTAACTGTTTTAATACTTACTGCCACAGTAACGGCACATCGGTCTCAACCAGCGTTATCCCTTCCAATGCATCGCCGAATTGGGGCTCAGTCGCTTTGACATGCGCAGCATGCCACGGCTATCCGCCCTCGTATGCGCAGGATGAGCCAAAGTCTAACAGCCACGCGGCTCATTTGTCGTTCAACCCGACCTGTAATCTCTGCCACTACCCGACCACAACGAACGGCAGCACGATCACGAGCACGGTAAATCATGTCAACGGGACCTATAATGTGGCACCTGACACATCGGCAGTCTTCAGTTGGGGCGGCGTATCCCCGGTAAATGTGAACTTCACCTACGCATACGATACCAGCGGTGGCAGGTGCAGTAATATCTCCTGCCATATCGCAATGGGCTACGGCCCGAATAAAACCTGGGGCGACGTGGGATTAAGCGTTGATTAGTCCGGGAGCTTCGGCCCAGGCGGCTATGAGGTGCAGTTTACGGGCGGAGTCTCCAACGGAACTCCTCTCTACACCTACCTGTGGGACTTCGGAAACGGGACAAGTTCGATTGTCCATCTCAAAAACTGAATTGTCCTGGTAGCACTTATACTGTCAGGTCAGACTGTTCGCTCTGCTTTGCCGGCCTTGAATGTCATATATTTCTTTAATATACCATCAAATCTGGTGCAGACCTGCTGTCATTTATTACAGCTATTATTACGATCTCAATCTGTAATGATAATTACAAGATGACCTGATAAATAATATGGCGATGTTTGGTGCGCAGAAAGGCAAAAAAATGGATAACAATCATCCCTTAGTCATTGCACTAAAGAATTTGACTCATGACCTTAGATTATTTATCGAGTTGTCATTGCAGGAGACTGATGCATCATGGGAAGAGTGGCTGAGACTCATTTTAAAAGAAGGCGGCGATAAATGCTGGGAAATGAAAAAGTGTTCAAAAAAGGACTGTCCTGCTTATTTAAACGCCGATGTCCGGTGTTGGCTGGTTGCCGGAACCTTGAGCGGGGAAGAAGCACAATGTGAATTTGCCGTGAAATATAAACACTGTACTGAGTGCGGTGTTTATAAAGAATCAGTTTTTAAGGACCCTGTTACCGAGACTTACGAGCACGTTGTCACCCTGATACATAGTCTGCGATTAACGCAGGACAAGCTAAAAGTCATGGCAGTCAGAGACCCTCTGACAGGCGTCTTTAACAGGAATTATTTCAATGAAATGATAGCCAATGAAATTAACAGGACAAGGCGCTACGGTCAGAGGTTTTCAATCGTTATTTTGGATATTGATAACTTCAAGCAGATAAATGACGACTATGGTCATTTGATCGGCGACTGGATATTAAGGGAATGTGCCTTGATCCTCGGCATGTCAATCAGATCCTCGGATCTCCTTGTCCGTTTCGGCGGGGACGAATTTCTGGTCGTTACACTGGAAACCGATCTAAACGAATGTCGCTCCTTGATTTCCCGTATTCATGAACGTCTGTCAATCTGGAACAGAGAACATAACAACCCTTATTATGGTTTATCGGTAAGTATCGGCTGTTCTCTCTTCGATCAGGGAAAAGACTTAATGGAGGTAATACAAGAGGCAGACTCCCGCATGTATCAGAATAAATTAAAACCGAAATTCTAAAATTACCATAAAAAAAGGCCGGTCATTTCTGACCAGCCCTTGTTATCTGTTAAGAAGTAATTACTTCTTTGCAGGTGCTGCAGGAGCAGGAGCTGCCTTTGCAGGCTCAGCCTTCTTCTCCTCAACCTTCGGAGCGTCAGCCTTTGCGTCAGCCTTCTTGGCCTTCTTAGCCTTCTTAGCCTTCTTAGCTGCCTTCTCGTCAGCCTTTGCGTCAGCCTTCGGAGCGTCAGCCTTCTTCTCCTCAACCTTTGCAGGAGCCTTTGTGTCAGCTGCCTTTGCAGGAGCCTTTGTGTCAGCCTTCGGTGCATCAGCTGCAAAAGCTGCTGTCACTGCGAATGCGAACATAAGAGCGATGATCAATGCTAATACTTTCTTCATGGTATTCACCTCCTTCATTATTAAATTAAACTTATATTTCAAAGTTTCTGGTTACACTAATATGCAATGCTGATGCCAACACTTACAACATGATCAATAAATTTAAATAATGATTTAATATTAGCAGGTTATATTCAATATTTTTTTGTGCTCATCTGATAAAAAGGACATCTAAGATTATAACTTTATCTCTTTTAGGAAATTTCTCCTCTTTTCGGGAACAAATCGTATCTGTCACATCTTGCGATTGCTGTTGTTGCAGAAAGGGGGGGGGGAGGAGCCTCCAGGGGGGTGGAAGCTCCTCTCTTTTGAGGAAGCCTTATAATCCTTGCTGCTGTATTTGTTGCCCTGGCCTTCTGAGAAATGCCGGCAGGTCCATCTCTTCCTCATAGGCAAAGATGTCGCGCGGCATGGAAGGCTCAAGACTGTAGTTCAAACTCTTGGCCAGTATTCTGTCAGATGCCTTCAGAGAGGCCGGTTCACGCATTACGACCGACTTTATCTCTTTTACTTCTTCTTTAGGCGCCCACTTTGGGATTTCCGGCAGTTCAACCTTCTGTTTCCTTTCATCAAAACCGGTAGCAATCACCGTTACCCTGACCTCGTCGCTCATATCAGGATCTATGACAGCGCCTAATATTACGACGGCATCTTCATGCGCATTGTCATAAATGTATGATGCGGCTGCCTGTATGCCGTCGTGGGAGAGTTCAAGTCCACCCGTAATATTGATAAGAATGCCTTTAGCACCTTCGATAGACGAATGCTCCAGGAGCGGGTTGGAAATGGCCTTCTTTGCCGCTTCAAAGGCCCCGCCCTCGCCTTTGCCAGTGCCTGAGCCCATAACAGCGCGGCCCATGCTCTCCATGACAGTTTTCACATCCGCAAAGTCCACATTTATAAGACCGGGCACGAGGATAATGTCAGAGATGCCCTGCACTGCATGCCTCAGCACATCATTGGCAATCGAAAAGGCCTTGATCATAGGGGTTCCCTTTTCAACAACAAGACTTATTTTGTCATTCGGGATTACAATCATGGTATCAACGCAGTTTGCAAGGTCTCTGATACCTTCCTCCGCATTCTCTTTTCTTCTTTTGCCTTCATAAAAAAACGGTTTGGTCAGGATGGCGACCGTCAGGGCTCCAATCTCCTTTGCGATGCTTGCAATGACCGGTGCAGCTCCGGTGCCTGTGCCTCCGCCCATACCTGCAGTAATAAAGACCATGTCGCAGCCGTCGAGCATTTCCATAATGGCTGCCCGGTCTTCAAGCGCTGCCTGCCTGCCGATCTCCGGGTTCGAGCCTGCACCCAGGCCCTTGGTGGACTGCTTGCCGATCTGCACCTTGACCGGCGCAAGAGATGATTCAAGCACCTGAAGGTCAGTATTGACCGCAATGAATTCGACTCCGTGCATATGCGATGCAATCATGTTATTGATGGCATTGCCGCCGGCTCCACCCACACCCACAACCTTGATCTTGGCGTTCTGGCCTCTTACCTCTTCGATTTCAAACATACGATACCCCCTTTTTCTTTTTCTGAAATAGTTCAAGGAAATCCTTGTATCCGAATGCATTCTTTATCTTCTCCGCCGCTGCCGCCAGCAGACCGGAGGTGCTGTCATGGTGTGGTGCTGTCTCCTCTACACTCCGGGCCGCATATGCGACAAGACCGATCGCTGCAGCATATGCGGGTATCCTCAAAGCATTCTTCAGGCCGGGCATTACGTTTGGAAGCCCTACGCGTACAGGCATTGAGAGGACCGATGCCGCAAGACCTGCGATGCCGCCCAGAAGAGCAGTCCCTCCGGTCAGTACTACTGAACAGGCCACCGCATCAACCGCATGATACATGCCGATCTCTTCACTGACCATCTCAAACAGCTCTTCGCATCTCGGCTGAATAATAGCCGCAAGCTGCTGCCTGCTCACCTTCTGTGGCTGCCCGTCCTGCCTCAGCAGTTCTATCGTTTCCAGTCCGGAAGAGGCACTGACAGAGACAAACCCAGCAGCCTTTTTGATCCTCTCCGCCTCAGCAACACTCACCTTCAGGCCTACGGCAAGATCGTTCGTGATATGCAGGCCGCCGATGCCAAGGACCGAAGCATGCACCATCGCCCCGTCCCTGAAATAGGCAATATCTGTTGTGCCTCCCCCGATATCAATCAGGAGCGCACCCTGGTCGATTTCATCAGAGGTGAGCACTGCCCCGGCAGTTGCCACCGGCCCAAACACGATATCGAGGACTTCAATTCCTGCCTGTTGGCAGGCCCTTGCAAGATTCTGCACTGACGGCGAATTGGCCGTAATAATATGCACGGTTGACTCAAGCCTTACGCCAGACATGCCGACCGGGTCAGTGATTCCACCCTGGCCGTCAAGTATGAACCCCGTGGGAATCACATGAAGCACCTCGCGGTCCAGCGGCATATAGACGGTCTTTGCAGATTCTATGGCGCGCATTCTGTCAGAAGCGGATATTTCCCTGCCCTGAAGACCGATAAGTCCGGTGCTCGGCAAGCCCGTAATATGGCGGCCGGTAATGCCGATGACAGCAGAAGCGATCTTCATGCCTGTTGCAGACTCCGCCTCATTGACTGCAGCACGGATGGAATTGGCAGCCTCTTCGATATTGACCACAACACCCTTTCTGAGCCCCCGGGAAACCGTTCTGCATGAGCCAAGGACCCTTGCACCCTTATCCGTTATTTCAGAAACAATCAGAGAAATGCTGGTTGTGCCGACGTCGATTGCGGCCAATATCATCCGGCTCATCTGATAACCTCGTTAACCGGTTTTACGATGGCTTTTTTTGCAAACCTTAGATCTATGTACGCAACAGGGATATGCCTTTTGCCTATCTCCTGCTCTATCTCGCCGAGCCTCGTCAGTTTATCTTCGTGCTCACCTGCGCCGACTTTCACATGAACGCCATCAAGATTTGCAGCCACCTCATTGGGCTGATGGGCAATGATCTCGATACGCTGCTTCTTCTGAAGCACGCCCATGTTCTTGATCACCTTTGCCAGATTGACCGCTTCCCTGAAGGCCTCTTTCTCGTTGTAGGGATCACTCATGATCACCGGCAGAAACGGTACGGAGTTGTCCTTCAGTTCCTCGAGCATCCTGCCCCTGTCATCTACGATAAACATCCTGCCCTTCATGTCGAGCAGCGCAAAAGGCTCTGTCTCCCTGATGCTGATCAGAAGCTTCGAGGGATATTCCTTGCGTACTGCTGCCGCCTGTATCCAGGGCGACTCTTTCAACTTTTCATATACCTTCCGGCTCGACATGGTCAGGAGACTCTCATCTGATCTGATTCCGCCGATATTTTTCAGTTCATCGTCAGTCAGGTGCTCATTGCCGGCGAGTTCTACGGTCCTCATTTTAAAGACAGAAGGCACGGCATGAGTAAAAAAATAGAGCAGACCGCCCACTGCCAGAAGCGGAATGACGACAAGCAGAATAATCTTCAACTTCGCCATGACAGCATCAAACCGCTTGAGCATGTTCTGCGAGCCCTTTCTGCCAGACGTATTTCCCCTGCTGCTTTTTATACTCTTCCGGGTCTTCATCAGTCTCCCAATATCCGACGGATAAGCTGAGGAAACTCAAGCCCTGCGTTTTGGGCGATCTTGGGCAGGAGGCTGGTCTCTGTCATGCCGGGGATCGTATTTACTTCAAGTACATACGGATTATTCTTTCGGTCGATGATCAAGTCCACCCTCGTTGCGCCTGAGCAGCCAAGCGCCTGATGCGCCGCCAGCGCAGCCTTCTCCGCATGGTGATACGTCTTTTTGTCAAGCTCCGGCGGAAAGATATACTGAGTGCGGCCAGCCGTATACTTTGCCTTATAGCTGTAAAATTCGTCGGAGGGCCGCACCTCTACCCCGCCGAGGACCTTGTTGTCAAGGATCGCTATCTGCACTTCCTGGCCCCTGATATACTTTTCTATCAGCACGGTGTCGCCATATTCAAAGGCCTTATTCAGGGCCTTCTGATAAGATCTGGCATCCTTGACGATCTCGACCCCGACGCTGGACCCCTCGGTTGAAGGTTTTACAACCACCGGCAGCTTCAGGCCGCGCAGTGAGGCGTTCTTCATTGATCGCTCTATGATCGAAAACGGAGGAACCGGTATCTGGTGATAAAGAAAGATCTTCTTCGATGCAACCTTGTCCATGGCAAGGGATGACGCCAGCACGCCCGAGCCGGTATAGGGAATGCCCATGATCTCGAGCATGCCCTGGACAGCGCCGTTTTCTCCATGTCCGCCATGAAGCGCGATGAAGACCTGCTCGATCTTCTGCTTCTTCAGCTTTGCATAGAAGTCACCTTTTGCATCTATGGCAACCACGTTGTATCCGATTGACTTCAGTGCCTTAACCACGGCCTTTCCGCTTCTGAGCGAAACTTCCCGCTCTGCCGACAGGCCTCCAAGGAGAACACCGATCTTATTCTTCCTCATCGTTATTTCCCTCATCATCCCTTCCCCATTATCCGTATTTCAGGCTGAAGCGTTACATGGAACCTCTCCATGACTTTTACAGAGACTTTATCCATAAGTGAAAGATAGTCGTCAGCCCTGCCTGCTCCGCGGTTCACAAAGAAGTTTGCATGCAGGCTGCTCACCTCGATCTCACCGCTTCGCATGCCCTTGCAGCCTGCCTCATCGATCAACTTTCCGGCCGACAGGCCTTCGGGATTTCTGAAGACGCAGCCTGCGGATCGCTCCCCTATCGGCTGAGCCGACTTCTTCTGCATGAAATAACCGTCTGTACGTGCCGCCACAGCCACGGCATCGTCTTTCCCTACACGCAGGTTTGCGCTCAGCACAATGTCGTCAGCCGGGATGCTTGAAGTGCGGTACCCAAACCCAAGGTCTTCCGGCTTGACCCGTTCAAGAATGCCGTCAGAGCGCAGAATTACGACAGATATCAGGAGATCTCTCATCTCGCAGCCATACGATCCGGCATTGCCGCATATCGCGCCGCCAACCATCCCGGGTATGCCGGTAAGACCTTCGATGCCTGCATATCCCTTTCCCCTGCAGAAGTTCACCAGTTTCTGCAGCGGCACGCCTGTCTCGACAAAGAGCTCGGCATGGTCATCTGTTTCATCAATGATCTCTATCCGGTCAAAAACCTTGAACTTGATCACAACTCCTTCAATGCCCGCATCTCGTACCAGGATATTCGTGCCTCCGCCCAGAGGGAGAAAAGGCATCTTCAGCCTGCCAA comes from the Nitrospirota bacterium genome and includes:
- a CDS encoding GGDEF domain-containing protein, giving the protein MAMFGAQKGKKMDNNHPLVIALKNLTHDLRLFIELSLQETDASWEEWLRLILKEGGDKCWEMKKCSKKDCPAYLNADVRCWLVAGTLSGEEAQCEFAVKYKHCTECGVYKESVFKDPVTETYEHVVTLIHSLRLTQDKLKVMAVRDPLTGVFNRNYFNEMIANEINRTRRYGQRFSIVILDIDNFKQINDDYGHLIGDWILRECALILGMSIRSSDLLVRFGGDEFLVVTLETDLNECRSLISRIHERLSIWNREHNNPYYGLSVSIGCSLFDQGKDLMEVIQEADSRMYQNKLKPKF
- the murB gene encoding UDP-N-acetylmuramate dehydrogenase gives rise to the protein MLISQTEWNKTFSGYYQGEVAFNASMKEHTSLAIGGPADVVVSPADPVSLKNIVMLLGRLKMPFLPLGGGTNILVRDAGIEGVVIKFKVFDRIEIIDETDDHAELFVETGVPLQKLVNFCRGKGYAGIEGLTGIPGMVGGAICGNAGSYGCEMRDLLISVVILRSDGILERVKPEDLGFGYRTSSIPADDIVLSANLRVGKDDAVAVAARTDGYFMQKKSAQPIGERSAGCVFRNPEGLSAGKLIDEAGCKGMRSGEIEVSSLHANFFVNRGAGRADDYLSLMDKVSVKVMERFHVTLQPEIRIMGKG
- the ftsA gene encoding cell division protein FtsA: MSRMILAAIDVGTTSISLIVSEITDKGARVLGSCRTVSRGLRKGVVVNIEEAANSIRAAVNEAESATGMKIASAVIGITGRHITGLPSTGLIGLQGREISASDRMRAIESAKTVYMPLDREVLHVIPTGFILDGQGGITDPVGMSGVRLESTVHIITANSPSVQNLARACQQAGIEVLDIVFGPVATAGAVLTSDEIDQGALLIDIGGGTTDIAYFRDGAMVHASVLGIGGLHITNDLAVGLKVSVAEAERIKKAAGFVSVSASSGLETIELLRQDGQPQKVSRQQLAAIIQPRCEELFEMVSEEIGMYHAVDAVACSVVLTGGTALLGGIAGLAASVLSMPVRVGLPNVMPGLKNALRIPAYAAAIGLVAYAARSVEETAPHHDSTSGLLAAAAEKIKNAFGYKDFLELFQKKKKGVSYV
- a CDS encoding FtsQ-type POTRA domain-containing protein, which gives rise to MKTRKSIKSSRGNTSGRKGSQNMLKRFDAVMAKLKIILLVVIPLLAVGGLLYFFTHAVPSVFKMRTVELAGNEHLTDDELKNIGGIRSDESLLTMSSRKVYEKLKESPWIQAAAVRKEYPSKLLISIRETEPFALLDMKGRMFIVDDRGRMLEELKDNSVPFLPVIMSDPYNEKEAFREAVNLAKVIKNMGVLQKKQRIEIIAHQPNEVAANLDGVHVKVGAGEHEDKLTRLGEIEQEIGKRHIPVAYIDLRFAKKAIVKPVNEVIR
- the ftsZ gene encoding cell division protein FtsZ; its protein translation is MFEIEEVRGQNAKIKVVGVGGAGGNAINNMIASHMHGVEFIAVNTDLQVLESSLAPVKVQIGKQSTKGLGAGSNPEIGRQAALEDRAAIMEMLDGCDMVFITAGMGGGTGTGAAPVIASIAKEIGALTVAILTKPFFYEGKRRKENAEEGIRDLANCVDTMIVIPNDKISLVVEKGTPMIKAFSIANDVLRHAVQGISDIILVPGLINVDFADVKTVMESMGRAVMGSGTGKGEGGAFEAAKKAISNPLLEHSSIEGAKGILINITGGLELSHDGIQAAASYIYDNAHEDAVVILGAVIDPDMSDEVRVTVIATGFDERKQKVELPEIPKWAPKEEVKEIKSVVMREPASLKASDRILAKSLNYSLEPSMPRDIFAYEEEMDLPAFLRRPGQQIQQQGL
- a CDS encoding D-alanine--D-alanine ligase, whose translation is MREITMRKNKIGVLLGGLSAEREVSLRSGKAVVKALKSIGYNVVAIDAKGDFYAKLKKQKIEQVFIALHGGHGENGAVQGMLEIMGIPYTGSGVLASSLAMDKVASKKIFLYHQIPVPPFSIIERSMKNASLRGLKLPVVVKPSTEGSSVGVEIVKDARSYQKALNKAFEYGDTVLIEKYIRGQEVQIAILDNKVLGGVEVRPSDEFYSYKAKYTAGRTQYIFPPELDKKTYHHAEKAALAAHQALGCSGATRVDLIIDRKNNPYVLEVNTIPGMTETSLLPKIAQNAGLEFPQLIRRILGD